One Sporomusaceae bacterium ACPt DNA window includes the following coding sequences:
- a CDS encoding IS66 family transposase ISSwo2 gives MTPEERHELRQKEAKPIIEEFYKWIEICWADTLPQSLLGKALTYAQNQKKYLTAYLADGRIEISNNRAERSIKPFVIGRKNWLFCNTPGGAKSSAAVYSIIQTAIENGLNPQAYLEYAFRQIQLQDTLCIEKLLPWAEEIPVSCKMPNKKA, from the coding sequence ATGACGCCGGAAGAACGGCATGAACTAAGGCAAAAAGAAGCTAAACCAATTATCGAAGAGTTTTATAAATGGATAGAAATTTGTTGGGCTGATACCTTGCCGCAAAGTCTACTGGGCAAGGCGCTTACCTATGCCCAAAATCAAAAAAAGTATCTGACAGCCTATTTGGCCGATGGCCGCATCGAAATATCGAATAATCGTGCGGAGCGATCTATCAAGCCTTTTGTGATTGGACGAAAAAACTGGCTGTTTTGCAATACGCCTGGTGGCGCAAAATCGTCCGCCGCTGTTTACAGCATAATCCAAACGGCCATAGAAAACGGATTAAATCCACAAGCTTATCTGGAATATGCCTTTAGGCAAATCCAACTGCAGGATACGCTCTGTATTGAAAAACTACTTCCGTGGGCTGAAGAAATTCCTGTAAGCTGTAAAATGCCTAATAAAAAAGCATAA
- a CDS encoding IS66 family transposase ISSwo2 has translation MQTQAQLEEENAELKKRVQELEALNKWYMEQLKLLRQKKFGASSEKSKRDDQEQLNLFNEAEAERQPIAVEPDVETISYQRKKGKRRENIKDLPVEVIEYTLPEGEQTCPACGEELHVMSKEVRKKLTIVPAKVKVIEHVNYVYGCRNCEKNNIETPIITANAPKALLPKSMVSAELMAYIMSQKFVNAMPLYRQEQEFKRLGVTLSRQNLSNWVIKGVALLEPLLAALKKELLSRDLLHADETTLEVLCEPGRPAQTDSYMWLYRTSGDTDHPVVLYDYQEGRSGQFAKAYLAGFSGYLQTDGWHGYHKVEEAGVTLCGCWAHVRRKFNEALVGPAAKQPDSKEAIGLAYCNKLFDVEKRPST, from the coding sequence TTGCAAACACAGGCACAGCTTGAAGAAGAAAATGCGGAATTAAAGAAACGCGTTCAGGAATTGGAAGCGCTCAACAAGTGGTATATGGAGCAGTTGAAGCTGCTTCGCCAAAAAAAGTTTGGCGCTTCTTCGGAAAAAAGTAAACGCGATGACCAGGAACAGTTAAACCTCTTCAATGAGGCGGAAGCTGAGCGCCAACCGATTGCTGTGGAGCCGGACGTGGAAACCATCAGTTATCAGCGCAAAAAGGGTAAACGCAGAGAAAACATAAAGGACTTGCCGGTAGAAGTGATTGAATATACTCTGCCAGAAGGTGAACAGACCTGCCCTGCTTGCGGTGAAGAGCTGCATGTTATGAGCAAGGAAGTACGTAAGAAATTGACGATTGTTCCGGCAAAGGTCAAGGTTATCGAGCACGTAAACTATGTATACGGTTGCCGAAATTGCGAGAAAAACAATATAGAGACGCCGATCATCACGGCTAACGCGCCGAAAGCGTTGCTGCCTAAGAGCATGGTATCCGCCGAGCTTATGGCCTATATCATGAGCCAAAAATTCGTCAATGCTATGCCGCTGTATCGGCAGGAGCAGGAATTTAAGCGGCTTGGCGTAACGCTTTCCCGCCAAAACCTGTCCAACTGGGTTATTAAAGGTGTCGCACTTTTGGAGCCTTTGTTAGCAGCCCTAAAAAAAGAGTTGCTTTCAAGGGATTTGTTGCACGCCGATGAAACTACTCTGGAAGTGTTGTGTGAACCCGGCAGACCGGCACAGACAGATTCCTATATGTGGTTATATCGAACGTCCGGGGATACGGATCATCCGGTTGTGCTCTATGACTACCAGGAAGGGCGCAGCGGGCAATTTGCCAAGGCGTACCTTGCAGGGTTTTCCGGCTATCTTCAGACCGATGGTTGGCATGGCTATCACAAGGTAGAAGAAGCCGGTGTAACCTTGTGCGGCTGTTGGGCACATGTTCGGAGAAAATTCAATGAAGCCTTGGTCGGCCCTGCGGCTAAACAGCCGGATAGTAAAGAAGCGATAGGTCTTGCCTATTGCAATAAGCTTTTCGACGTTGAAAAAAGGCCGAGCACATGA
- a CDS encoding IS66 family transposase ISSwo2 gives MTPEERHELRQKEAKPIIEEFYKWIEACWADTLPQSLLGKALTYAQNQKKYLTAYLADGRIEISNNRAERSIKPFVIGRKNWLFCNTPGGAKSSAAVYSIIQTAIENGLNPQAYLEYAFRQIQLQDTLCIEKLLPWAEEIPVSCKMPNKKA, from the coding sequence ATGACGCCGGAAGAACGGCATGAACTAAGGCAAAAAGAAGCTAAACCAATTATCGAAGAGTTTTATAAATGGATAGAAGCTTGTTGGGCTGATACCTTGCCGCAAAGTCTACTGGGCAAGGCGCTTACCTATGCCCAAAATCAAAAAAAGTATCTGACAGCCTATTTGGCCGATGGCCGCATCGAAATATCGAATAATCGTGCGGAGCGATCTATCAAGCCTTTTGTGATTGGACGAAAAAACTGGCTGTTTTGCAATACGCCTGGTGGCGCAAAATCGTCCGCCGCTGTTTACAGCATAATCCAAACGGCCATAGAAAACGGATTAAATCCACAAGCTTATCTGGAATATGCCTTTAGGCAAATCCAACTGCAGGATACGCTCTGTATTGAAAAACTACTTCCGTGGGCTGAAGAAATTCCTGTAAGCTGTAAAATGCCTAATAAAAAAGCATAA
- a CDS encoding IS66 family transposase ISSwo2 has product MVYGAVEAASPKKFGASSEKSKRDDQEQLNLFNEAEAERQPIAVEPDVETISYQRKKGKRGENIKDLPVEVIEYTLPEGEQTCPACGEELHVMSKEVRKELTIVPAKVKVIEHVNYVYGCRNCEKNNIETPIITANAPKALLPKSMVSAELMAYIMSQKFVNAMPLYRQEQEFKRLGVTLSRQNLSNWVIKGVALLELLLAALKKELLSRDLLHADETTLEVLCEPGRPAQTDSYMWLYRTSGDTDHPVVLYDYQEGRSGQFAKAYLAGFSGYLQTDGWHGYHKVEEAGVTLCGCWAHVRRKFNEALVGPAAKQPDSKEAIGLAYCNKLFDVEKRPST; this is encoded by the coding sequence GTGGTATATGGAGCAGTTGAAGCTGCTTCGCCAAAAAAGTTTGGCGCTTCTTCGGAAAAAAGTAAACGCGATGACCAGGAACAGTTAAACCTCTTCAATGAGGCGGAAGCTGAGCGCCAACCGATTGCTGTGGAGCCGGACGTGGAAACCATCAGTTATCAGCGCAAAAAGGGTAAACGCGGAGAAAACATAAAGGACTTGCCGGTAGAAGTGATTGAATATACTCTGCCAGAAGGTGAACAGACCTGCCCTGCTTGCGGTGAAGAGCTGCATGTTATGAGCAAGGAAGTACGTAAGGAATTGACGATTGTTCCGGCAAAGGTCAAGGTTATCGAGCACGTAAACTATGTATACGGTTGCCGAAATTGCGAGAAAAACAATATAGAGACGCCGATCATCACGGCTAACGCGCCGAAAGCGTTGCTGCCTAAGAGCATGGTATCCGCCGAGCTTATGGCCTATATCATGAGCCAAAAATTCGTCAATGCTATGCCGCTGTATCGGCAGGAGCAGGAATTTAAGCGGCTTGGCGTAACGCTTTCCCGCCAAAACCTGTCCAACTGGGTTATTAAAGGTGTCGCACTTTTGGAGCTTTTGTTAGCAGCCCTAAAAAAAGAGTTGCTTTCAAGGGATCTGTTGCACGCCGATGAAACTACTCTGGAAGTGTTGTGTGAACCCGGCAGACCGGCACAGACAGATTCCTATATGTGGTTATATCGAACGTCCGGGGATACGGATCATCCGGTTGTGCTCTATGACTACCAGGAAGGGCGCAGCGGGCAATTTGCCAAGGCGTACCTTGCAGGGTTTTCCGGCTATCTTCAGACCGATGGTTGGCATGGCTATCACAAGGTAGAAGAAGCCGGTGTAACCTTGTGCGGCTGTTGGGCACATGTTCGGAGAAAATTCAATGAAGCCTTGGTCGGCCCTGCGGCTAAACAGCCGGATAGTAAAGAAGCGATAGGTCTTGCCTATTGCAATAAGCTTTTCGACGTTGAAAAAAGGCCGAGCACATGA